In Canis lupus dingo isolate Sandy chromosome 25, ASM325472v2, whole genome shotgun sequence, one genomic interval encodes:
- the LOC112669994 gene encoding retinitis pigmentosa 1-like 1 protein isoform X1 — MDPGNHGAREPGNQRTMDPRTHRTREPQNQRTREPENHGAMEPGNQGTRELENQRTTEPGNHGTREEGTRESQSQGIREPWNQGTREPWNQGTGEPENRRAREPWNQRTREPRNQGTREPWTQGPTEPGNHRTKELWNQATGNQGFSEPGNHGARELENHRTGEPENHRTRESWNQGTRESRSQGTTEPENHGAGEPENHRTRKPWNQGTRELQNQGTTESGNYGTRQQGTRESQNQGTMEPGNWRTMELENQRTTEPGNHGTREPENHRTREPGNWRTTELENHRTTEPGNHRTTEPGNHETMEPRNWRTTEPGNHRTTEPGNHRTTEPGNYRTNRILEPENHGTGEPQNHRTTEPGYHRTREPWNQGTREPGTVSAKMRLEGDKWELRRRRCRI; from the coding sequence ATGGACCCAGGGAACCATGGAGCCAGAGAACCAGGGAATCAGAGAACCATGGATCCAAGGACCCACAGAACCAGGGAACCACAGAACCAGAGAACCAGGGAACCAGAGAACCATGGAGCCATGGAACCAGGGAACCAGGGAACCAGGGAACTGGAGAACCAGAGAACCACAGAACCAGGGAACCACGGAACCAGGGAAGAGGGAACCAGGGAATCTCAAAGCCAGGGAATCAGAGAACCATGGAACCAGGGAACCAGGGAACCATGGAACCAGGGAACTGGAGAACCAGAGAACCGCAGAGCCAGGGAACCGTGGAACCAGAGAACCAGAGAACCACGGAACCAGGGAACCAGAGAACCATGGACTCAAGGACCCACGGAACCAGGGAACCACAGAACCAAGGAACTATGGAACCAGGCAACAGGGAACCAGGGATTCTCAGAACCAGGGAACCACGGAGCCAGGGAACTGGAGAACCACAGAACTGGAGAACCAGAGAACCACAGAACCAGGGAATCATGGAACCAGGGAACCAGAGAATCACGGAGCCAGGGAACCACAGAACCAGAGAACCATGGAGCTGGAGAACCAGAGAACCACAGAACCAGGAAACCATGGAACCAGGGAACCAGAGAACTACAGAACCAGGGAACCACAGAATCAGGAAACTATGGAACCAGGCAACAGGGAACCAGGGAATCTCAGAACCAGGGAACCATGGAGCCAGGGAACTGGAGAACCATGGAACTAGAGAACCAGAGAACCACAGAACCAGGGAATCATGGAACCAGGGAACCAGAGAACCACAGAACCAGAGAACCAGGGAACTGGAGAACCACAGAACTGGAGAACCACAGAACCACAGAGCCAGGGAACCACAGAACTACGGAACCAGGGAACCATGAAACCATGGAACCAAGGAACTGGAGAACCACGGAACCAGGGAACCACAGAACCACAGAACCAGGGAACCACAGAACCACAGAACCAGGGAACTATAGAACCAACAGAATCTTAGAACCAGAGAACCATGGAACTGGAGAACCACAGAACCACAGAACCACGGAGCCAGGGTACCACAGAACCAGGGAACCATGGAACCAGGGAACCAGAGAACCAGGGACCGTCAGTGCTAAGATGAGATTGGAGGGGGACAAGTGGGAATTAAGAAGGAGAAGATGCAGGATTTGA
- the LOC112669994 gene encoding uncharacterized protein LOC112669994 isoform X2, which translates to MDSGNHGTREPGKHKTREPENQRTRELENLELGNHGIKEPQNQGMREPGNWRPQGQRTMEPGNREPGNLRTRELGNHGPREPWSQRTRESENHGSKDPQNQGTTEPENQGTREPWSHGTREPGNQGTGEPENHRTREPRNQGRGNQGISKPGNQRTMEPGNQGTMEPGNWRTREPQSQGTVEPENQRTTEPGNQRTMDSRTHGTREPQNQGTMEPGNREPGILRTREPRSQGTGEPQNWRTREPQNQGIMEPGNQRITEPGNHRTREPWSWRTREPQNQETMEPGNQRTTEPGNHRIRKLWNQATGNQGISEPGNHGARELENHGTREPENHRTRESWNQGTREPQNQRTRELENHRTGEPQNHRAREPQNYGTREP; encoded by the coding sequence ATGGACTCAGGGAACCATGGAACCAGAGAACCAGGGAAGCACAAAACCAGGGAACCAGAGAACCAGAGAACCCGGGAACTGGAGAACCTGGAACTGGGGAACCACGGAATCAAGGAGCCACAGAACCAGGGAATGAGGGAACCAGGGAACTGGAGACCACAGGGTCAGAGAACCATGGAACCAGGCAATAGGGAACCAGGGAATCTCAGAACCAGGGAACTAGGGAACCATGGACCCAGGGAACCATGGAGCCAGAGAACCAGGGAATCAGAGAACCATGGATCCAAGGACCCACAGAACCAGGGAACCACAGAACCAGAGAACCAGGGAACCAGAGAACCATGGAGCCATGGAACCAGGGAACCAGGGAACCAGGGAACTGGAGAACCAGAGAACCACAGAACCAGGGAACCACGGAACCAGGGAAGAGGGAACCAGGGAATCTCAAAGCCAGGGAATCAGAGAACCATGGAACCAGGGAACCAGGGAACCATGGAACCAGGGAACTGGAGAACCAGAGAACCGCAGAGCCAGGGAACCGTGGAACCAGAGAACCAGAGAACCACGGAACCAGGGAACCAGAGAACCATGGACTCAAGGACCCACGGAACCAGGGAACCACAGAACCAAGGAACTATGGAACCAGGCAACAGGGAACCAGGGATTCTCAGAACCAGGGAACCACGGAGCCAGGGAACTGGAGAACCACAGAACTGGAGAACCAGAGAACCACAGAACCAGGGAATCATGGAACCAGGGAACCAGAGAATCACGGAGCCAGGGAACCACAGAACCAGAGAACCATGGAGCTGGAGAACCAGAGAACCACAGAACCAGGAAACCATGGAACCAGGGAACCAGAGAACTACAGAACCAGGGAACCACAGAATCAGGAAACTATGGAACCAGGCAACAGGGAACCAGGGAATCTCAGAACCAGGGAACCATGGAGCCAGGGAACTGGAGAACCATGGAACTAGAGAACCAGAGAACCACAGAACCAGGGAATCATGGAACCAGGGAACCAGAGAACCACAGAACCAGAGAACCAGGGAACTGGAGAACCACAGAACTGGAGAACCACAGAACCACAGAGCCAGGGAACCACAGAACTACGGAACCAGGGAACCATGA